DNA sequence from the Pedobacter schmidteae genome:
TACACTTTGTCTTTAAGCATCCCGTCATCATGACAGGATTGCGCTTAAGCACTTACATTTTGCGCTACAATCTGCTTTACTTTTTCTACCACAAAATCAAGTTCGGCTTTGGTATTGTATTTACTGAAGGAGAAACGTACAGATGGTCTGTTCGGATCGGCCCCAATACCGGTAAGCACATGAGAACCAATGTTGGAACCCGATGAGCAGGCACTACCACCGGAAGCCGAAATACCGTTAATATCCAGGTTAAACAATAACATATCTGCCATGTCCATTGCCGGGAAAGAAACATTCAGTACCGTATACAAACTCTTATCTGCGTCGGTTTCGCCATTAAAACAAATATCAGGAATGGCCTCGATAAGCTGCTCTTTCAGGTAATCTTTCAATCCCTGGATGTGTTGCTGGTGACTATCCATCTCTGCATAAGCAATTTCCAACGCCTTAGCCAATCCTACAATTCCATATACGTTTTCGGTTCCGCCGCGCATGTTGCGCTCCTGCGCACCACCAAAAATCATCGGACTGATTTTAATGTTGTGGTTTACAAACAGGAAGCCTACCCCTTTAGGGCCATGCAATTTATGTGCTGCACACACAATAAAGTGTGCTTTCAGCTTTCTTACATCGTGCACATAATGCCCCATCGTTTGAACGGTATCACAATGATAAATGGCATTGTACGTTTCGCAAAGCTCTCCTATACTTTCAATATCGTTTAAAGTACCCAATTCATTATTGGCATGCATTAAGGATACAAAAGAACGTTCATTATTTTTTAGCAATTCTTCCAGGTGATTGAGGTCGACATTCCCTTTTTCGTCGATATCCACAAAACTCAGCTTTTCAATTACCCCTTGCTTCAGCAGCATACCCAAAGTATGTTCAACAGCGTGGTGTTCTATTTTTGAAGTGATTGCATGTTTAATATTAAACGCAGCAATACCACAACGAATAGCTGTATTATCGGCCTCAGTGCCACCGGATGTAAAAAATATTTCGGCGGGGCTGGCATTCAAAAGTCCTGATACCGTTTTCCTCGCTTTTTCAATTAATGTACGTACTTCCCGGCCCTGAGCATGAATTGATGATGGGTTTCCGTAATAATTGTCCATTACGTTTACCATCTCCGCCATCACTTCCTTGTCCAAAGGAGTAGTGGCGGCGTTATCTAAATAAACCCGTTCCATTTTAATTTAATAAGTTAGTTAGTTTTTTTATTAGTTCAGTTTTAATATTTCTTTGATATCCGATATAATTTTTGCAGCCAGGTTTTCGGCAACAGTTTCTGTGCCGGCCTCGCTATAAATACGGATAATCGGTTCGGTGTTTGATCTGCGCAGGTGTACCCACTCCTTATCAAACTCTATCTTTAACCCATCAATAGTGCTGTTTGGCTGATCTTTGTATTTCTCCTGCACTTTGATCATCAAAGCATCAATATCCATCTCTGGTGTTAAAGTAATTTTATTTTTTGAGATGTGGTATTCCGGATAACTTTTGCGCAGCAGGGAAATAGATTTACCAAATTTGGCCAGATGCGTTAAAAACAAAGCAATACCCACCAGGGCATCACGGCCATAGTGTAGTTCAGGATAAATAATACCTCCGTTGCCTTCGCCACCAATAACAGCATTGGTTGCCTTCATTTGGTTCACTACGTTGACCTCTCCTACTGCTGATGCATGATAAACACCACCTGCTTTTTCGGTTACATCTCTTAACGCCCTGGTAGAGGATAAATTAGAAACTGCATTACCAGGCGTATTTTTAAGAATATAGTCGGCCACAGCAACCAGGGTATATTCCTCGCCAAACATTTCCCCATCTTCACAAACGAAGCACAAACGATCCACATCCGGGTCAACAACAATTCCCAGGTCGGCCTTTTTGTTTTGTACCACCTTGGCAATTTCAGTTAAATTTTCGGGTAACGGTTCGGGGTTATGTGGGAAATGACCATCCGGCTCACAATACAGTTCATGTATGGTTTCTACACCCAAGGCTTTCAACAAGGCAGGTACAAATATCCCTCCTGTTGAGTTGACACAGTCGATAGCAATTTTAAAATTGGCTTTTTTAATGGCAGCAACATCCACCAATGGCAAAGCCAAAATAATATCAATATGTTTTTGCAGGTAAGTATCATTGCTGATCACTTTACCCAGGCTATCTACATCTGCGAATTCAAATTCGGACTTTTCAGCGATCTCCAACACTTCTTTTCCATCTGCATCACTAATAAACTCACCTTTATCATTTAACAATTTCAGCGCATTCCATTGTTTCGGATTATGACTTGCTGTCAAAATGATACCGCCGCCTGCCTGTTCCATTGGAACTGCAATTTCTACCGTTGGTGTAGTAGATAAACCA
Encoded proteins:
- a CDS encoding cysteine desulfurase family protein gives rise to the protein MERVYLDNAATTPLDKEVMAEMVNVMDNYYGNPSSIHAQGREVRTLIEKARKTVSGLLNASPAEIFFTSGGTEADNTAIRCGIAAFNIKHAITSKIEHHAVEHTLGMLLKQGVIEKLSFVDIDEKGNVDLNHLEELLKNNERSFVSLMHANNELGTLNDIESIGELCETYNAIYHCDTVQTMGHYVHDVRKLKAHFIVCAAHKLHGPKGVGFLFVNHNIKISPMIFGGAQERNMRGGTENVYGIVGLAKALEIAYAEMDSHQQHIQGLKDYLKEQLIEAIPDICFNGETDADKSLYTVLNVSFPAMDMADMLLFNLDINGISASGGSACSSGSNIGSHVLTGIGADPNRPSVRFSFSKYNTKAELDFVVEKVKQIVAQNVSA
- the glmM gene encoding phosphoglucosamine mutase; translated protein: MTLIKSISGIRGTIGGVAGNGLTPIDIVKFTAAYGSWVISRTNIKKIVLGRDARISGEMVNNLVIGTLQGLGIEVIDLGLSTTPTVEIAVPMEQAGGGIILTASHNPKQWNALKLLNDKGEFISDADGKEVLEIAEKSEFEFADVDSLGKVISNDTYLQKHIDIILALPLVDVAAIKKANFKIAIDCVNSTGGIFVPALLKALGVETIHELYCEPDGHFPHNPEPLPENLTEIAKVVQNKKADLGIVVDPDVDRLCFVCEDGEMFGEEYTLVAVADYILKNTPGNAVSNLSSTRALRDVTEKAGGVYHASAVGEVNVVNQMKATNAVIGGEGNGGIIYPELHYGRDALVGIALFLTHLAKFGKSISLLRKSYPEYHISKNKITLTPEMDIDALMIKVQEKYKDQPNSTIDGLKIEFDKEWVHLRRSNTEPIIRIYSEAGTETVAENLAAKIISDIKEILKLN